Proteins from a single region of Xenopus laevis strain J_2021 chromosome 9_10S, Xenopus_laevis_v10.1, whole genome shotgun sequence:
- the krt50.S gene encoding keratin-3, type I cytoskeletal 51 kDa-like, whose amino-acid sequence MSYRSFKQTTKTSQHGSGGYGGSQVGGGYSCGVGAGAGAGDFGFGGGIGGGAGGGAGGYACGFGAGGYGTGGFGAGGFGAGGFGAGGFGADGGLGGGFGGGYGGGYGGGYGGGVFGGNEKLTMQNLNDRLASYLDKVHELEAKNSELERKIKDWYDKHGPAPLEAPKDYSKYFNQIEALKVQIITASKENAAFLLQCDNARLAADDFKQKYENEQVIRYSVEADINGLRRVMDELTLSRSELEAQFESLTEELAYLKKNHDEEIKAIKAPATGKVSVEMNAAPGTDLTKTLNDMRAQYEDLAMRNRQEAENNFNKISADLKNQMQHVQITIDESRTEVTNLKKTLQALQIELQSQLAQKNSLEILLAETEGRFCMKLSHIQETIACVEQRLAQLRAESECQKSEYQQLLEMKTKLETEIATYRSLLDKLGAIQTNQGQGQVQGQGQGQGQGQGQGQGRGSWKS is encoded by the exons ATGTCTTACAGGTCATTCAAACAGACTACTAAGACAAGCCAACATGGTTCAGGAGGATATGGAGGCAGTCAAGTTGGTGGTGGCTATTCTTGTGGTGTAGGGGCTGGGGCTGGAGCTGGTGACTTTGGTTTTGGTGGTGGCATTGGTGGTGGAGCTGGTGGTGGAGCTGGTGGTTATGCTTGTGGATTTGGTGCTGGTGGATATGGTACTGGTGGATTTGGTGCTGGTGGATTTGGTGCTGGTGGATTTGGTGCTGGTGGATTTGGAGCTGATGGTGGCTTAGGTGGTGGCTTTGGAGGTGGCTATGGTGGTGGCTATGGTGGCGGCTATGGTGGTGGTGTGTTTGGTGGAAATGAGAAGTTAACCATGCAGAATCTTAATGACCGCTTGGCATCCTATCTGGACAAAGTCCATGAACTGGAGGCAAAAAATTCTGAGCTGGAACGTAAGATTAAGGACTGGTATGACAAACATGGGCCAGCACCTCTTGAGGCACCAAAGGACTACAGCAAATATTTTAACCAAATTGAGGCccttaaagtacag ATCATCACAGCATCCAAAGAAAACGCAGCATTTTTATTGCAGTGCGACAATGCTAGGCTGGCTGCCGACGACTTCAAGCAGAA ATATGAGAATGAGCAGGTCATTCGCTACTCAGTGGAGGCTGATATCAATGGTCTGCGTAGAGTCATGGATGAGCTTACCCTATCCAGGTCTGAACTGGAAGCTCAGTTTGAGAGTCTTACTGAGGAACTGGCCTATCTTAAGAAGAATCACGATGAA GAAATTAAAGCCATCAAAGCTCCAGCAACTGGTAAAGTCAGTGTGGAGATGAACGCTGCACCGGGTACGGACTTGACCAAAACTCTGAATGACATGAGAGCTCAGTATGAAGACCTGGCTATGAGGAACCGTCAAGAAGCAGAAAACAATTTCAACAAAATT AGTGCTGACTTGAAAAACCAAATGCAACACGTACAGATTACAATCGATGAGAGCAGGACGGAAGTAACAAACCTTAAAAAAACACTCCAAGCCCTGCAAATTGAGCTTCAGTCACAACTTGCCCAG AAAAACTCCCTGGAAATACTATTAGCGGAGACCGAGGGAAGATTCTGTATGAAACTGTCACATATCCAGGAGACCATTGCCTGTGTAGAGCAGCGGTTGGCACAGCTCAGAGCCGAGTCCGAGTGTCAGAAATCTGAATACCAACAGCTCTTGGAAATGAAGACTAAGTTGGAGACTGAGATTGCCACATACCGATCCCTCTTGGATAAACTAGG GGCCATACAAACCAATCAAGGACAAGGACAGGTACAAGGACAAGGGCAGGGACAAGGACAAGGACAGGGACAGGGACAAGGCAGAG GTTCTTGGAAATCATAA
- the krt53.S gene encoding keratin-3, type I cytoskeletal 51 kDa: MLQLFFTTGRVSFCFHNMSHSMSHQSFKQSTKSVQYGSHGGGHAGSQAGGAYHCGVGAGAGFGSDVGFGGGAGYGAGFGAGGFEGGFGGGYGGGYGGGFGAGGGFGAGGGFGAGGGFGAGGGHGGASGGLQIVSEKETMQNLNDRLASYLDKVNALEAANTELERKIKEWYDKQKPGTTTGEGAKDYSKYYKDIDDLIAKIIAACKDNATLVLQCDNARLAADDFKQKYETELHLRQTVEADINGLRRVKDDLDLAKTDLESQLQGLNEELASLKKNHEDEIKGVQVAAAGTVSVEMHAAPGTDLTKILNDMRAQYEDLAKKNRAEVEKKFISAAVEIKEKLKEDVKEDTTIKTQISELKKTLQALEIELQSQLSMKKSLELQLAETEGRFCMKLSRIQETIVSLEQRLEQLRAESECQKDEYDQLLEMKTKLEAEIKTYQSLLDKLGAIQVTPGQGQGPGQGQGPDKVPQKP; the protein is encoded by the exons atgttgcagCTCTTTTTTACTACTGGAAGGGTGTCCTTTTGCTTCCACAACATGTCTCACAGCATGTCTCACCAGTCTTTCAAACAATCAACAAAGTCAGTCCAGTATGGCAGTCATGGAGGAGGACATGCAGGCAGTCAAGCTGGAGGTGCCTATCACTGTGGTGTAGGGGCTGGTGCTGGCTTTGGTAGTGATGTAGGCTTTGGTGGTGGAGCTGGTTATGGGGCTGGCTTCGGTGCTGGTGGCTTTGAGGGTGGTTTTGGTGGTGGTTATGGTGGTGGTTATGGTGGTGGCTTTGGTGCAGGTGGTGGCTTTGGTGCAGGTGGTGGCTTTGGTGCAGGTGGTGGCTTTGGTGCAGGTGGTGGCCATGGTGGTGCCTCAGGTGGACTGCAGATTGTCAGTGAGAAGGAAACCATGCAGAATCTTAATGATCGCTTGGCCTCCTACCTGGACAAAGTCAATGCACTGGAGGCAGCCAATACCGAGCTTGAACGTAAAATTAAGGAATGGTATGACAAACAAAAGCCCGGAACCACAACTGGAGAAGGGGCAAAGGACTACTCCAAATATTACAAAGACATTGATGATCTTATAGCTAAG ATCATCgcagcatgcaaagacaatgcaaCCCTTGTATTACAGTGTGACAATGCTAGGCTGGCTGCTGATGACTTCAAGCAGAA GTACGAGACTGAGTTGCACCTTCGCCAGACAGTTGAGGCTGATATCAATGGTCTGCGTAGAGTCAAGGATGATCTTGACCTTGCCAAAACTGATCTGGAATCCCAGCTCCAGGGTCTCAATGAAGAACTGGCTTCTCTCAAGAAGAATCATGAAGat GAGATTAAAGGTGTTCAGGTAGCCGCAGCCGGTACAGTTAGTGTGGAAATGCATGCAGCTCCAGGTACCGACCTGACCAAGATCCTGAATGATATGAGAGCTCAGTATGAAGACTTAGCCAAGAAAAACAGGGCAGAAGTAGAGAAAAAATTCATCTCTGCA gcagttgaaataaaagaaaaattaaaggaaGACGTCAAAGAAGATACCACAATTAAGACACAAATTTCAGAACTTAAGAAAACACTCCAGGCTCTGGAAATTGAGCTTCAATCACAACTTTCCATG AAAAAATCTCTGGAATTGCAATTAGCCGAGACCGAGGGAAGATTCTGCATGAAACTGTCCAGAATACAGGAGACCATTGTTAGTTTAGAGCAGCGGCTGGAACAGCTCAGAGCCGAGTCCGAGTGCCAGAAAGACGAGTACGATCAGCTCTTGGAAATGAAGACCAAGTTGGAGGCTGAGATCAAAACCTATCAGTCCCTCCTGGATAAACTAGG GGCCATACAAGTCACCCCAGGACAAGGACAGGGACCAGGTCAAGGACAGGGACCAGACAAAG TTCCTCAGAAGCCTTAA